The Corvus hawaiiensis isolate bCorHaw1 chromosome 2, bCorHaw1.pri.cur, whole genome shotgun sequence genome includes a window with the following:
- the CREG1 gene encoding protein CREG1 encodes MALSAAVRGATSVSSAGRGAMARLLLLCAASGLLLAAVAAIPPPEEAARMARYVLHSCDWGALATLSAQERLRGRPFANIFSLSDGPPGPCGGSGVPYLYLTDMEISVQDLEVNSNASLTVSLAQTPYCRKHRYDPQNPLCAHIIFVGSIVKVNDSEAGVAKKALFSRHPEMESWPKDHNWFFAKFNITNIWVLDYFGGLKIVTPEEYYSVKP; translated from the exons ATGGCTCTGTCCGCGGCTGTGAGGGGAGCGACGTCCGTGTCCTCAGCTGGCCGGGGAGCgatggcgcggctgctgcttctgtgcgcCGCGTcggggctgctgctggcggCCGTCGCGGCCATCCCGCCGCCCGAGGAGGCGGCGCGCATGGCGCGCTACGTCCTGCACAGCTGCGACTGGGGCGCGCTGGCCACGCTGTCGGCGCAGGAGAGACTGCGCGGCCGCCCCTTCGCCAACATCTTCTCCCTCAGCGACGGCCCGCCCGGGCCCTGCGGCGGCAGCGGCGTCCCCTACCTGTACCTGACCGACATGGAGATCTCCGTGCAGGACCTGGAG GTCAATTCAAATGCCTCCTTGACCGTGTCTTTGGCACAGACTCCTTACTGCAGGAAGCACAGATATGATCCCCAGAACCCCCTCTGTGCCCACATAATCTTCGTTGGGAGCATTGTAAAG gtGAATGATTCAGAAGCAGGCGTAGCAAAAAAAGCATTATTCAGTCGCCACCCTGAAATGGAAAGCTGGCCCAAGGACCATAATTGGTTCTTTGCCAAATTCAATATCACCAATATTTGGGTCCTGGACTACTTTGGTGGATTGAAAATTGTGACACCAGAAGAGTATTACAGTGTCAAGCCTTAG